Genomic DNA from Candidatus Nitronereus thalassa:
AGCTCGGAAGACTACCATGGCAAAATGTTGGTAGGGGGCTACCGTCTCTCCGAACCAGGCATCATTCGTGATGGTGACCAGGAAATTCGCACCTTCTTTAGCGAGTTTCCGAACCAGGTCAGGAAAAATGACCTCATAGCAAATAGCCACGCCAAAAAGTGCCTGGTTTTGATCTGCACCATGGCGAATCGACAAGAGTGTCGGTCCAGGACCTGGCTGAAAATCCCCAATGCCTACCACGAGTTTTTCTAGAAAAAAGAGTAATTGTTTGAGGGGAATGTATTCTCCAAATGGCACGAGATGTTGTTTGTCATACCGACCGGTGAGTGTTCCATCGGGATTCAACACATAGGCACTGTTGAGCAGATAGGGTCTACCATCGTCGTGCCGACGAACCGCAGGGCTCCCAAAAATCAGGGGAACTTGGGCCTTTTTCACAATATCGAGAACCAGCGATTGGTAGCCTGGTTCTTGTTCAAAGAGAAACGGTGTCGCAGCCTCTGGCCAAATGACCACGTCGGCCTGTGGCGAGATGGCTTCGGTAAGCCGTGCATAGCGCTCAATCGTATCGACTCGATAAGCGGTGTCCCATTTCAACGCTTGGTCAATATTGGCTTGTACTACGCCGACGTTGAGTGTCCGCGAATTTAGAGAGCTCGAGGAAAAATTTGTAAGAGCGACAGACCCATAAAACCAGATTGCGAGAAAACTCCCTAGGGTAACGGCTAAAGGTTTCCATGGAGGAAGAAGTGTGGCGCGAAGTTTTGATTTCGCCAAGACCCAACGTAACAATAAAAATATTGCCACGTTGACTAACACCAGAACAAACGACACGCCATAGACGCTGGTGATATCAGCAATTTGAATAATCGGGAGCCATTGAAATTGGGAATATCCGAAGAGTCCCCAGGGTAACCCACTCAAGGCATAGGTTCGGAGGAATTCTAGGGAAACCCATAAGCAGGGAGCGAACATCCAGGCCATGTTGGACCAGCGTTTTTCCATCCAGAGGAACCCCCACGCATACACCCCTACAAAAAGGCCAAGGTACGTGGTCAGCAAAAACATGAGAGCGATGCTGATGGGGAGTGGGACTTGTCCATAGAGATGCATGGCCACCACGACCCAGTACATCGTTCCTACAAAAGAGAAAAATCCCGCCAGCCATCCCCGAAAAAATCCCTGACGGGGTGTGATGTCCAGCAATATGCGATGGAGGGGCAATAGCGCTATCCACGCCAAACTTCCCCAAGGAAATCCATCAGGAAGATTTGACACGGAGAGGGAGTAGGCAACGCCGGTGAGCAGGGCATAAAACCCCACGCGCTTTTTTGACATGACGCGGTACGGTAGGGGAAACCACCCATTGATGCAAGCGTGAACACCGAGAAGGTAAGTTAATTGGATCCCATGACAAGAGACCCAAGAGGGCCTGCGAGTACAGGGGCGAGCATGATGCCGATTTGAGGAAGTTGTTCGCCCAGCGTGATGGAAAGGTCGTGGTCTTTGAGCCAGGCTTGAGGGTCGTGAATTCTTCCCTCGTGGTGATCCCGTTGAAGAATGTGACGAGCCTGGGCACTCAGCGTTGTGGCGGCGGGTCCATACGTGGCCATAAGCATTAATGTGAAACTGGTTCCCCAGAAAACCGTGATGGCCAGGGCCGTGTTGGATGCTGCCGATTGGAAGGATGCATCCTGGAAAAGTGAGGCTGGCCATTGCAGCCAGGCATGCATATGTAAAATCCCAGCGACCAAGGCAATGGATCCAATGTTGAGGGTATTTCGTAATTGATGCATCTGAGTCGAGAGGGTATCCAGTGTGGAGGGAGACTTATCTGGGGGTGTGGCGAGGGCGCTGCTGGCTGCAAGGATAATAATGGCTGGTACAATGACCGCAAAAGTGTTCAATATGAGGAGAATGAATTTGACATTCGAGAGAAACTGAGGATGGAAAAGACCTGAATGAGAAAACGTTGTAAATGTGAACCCAAAGATCAGGCGATACATGGCGGCTTCGGATTGCACTTGATAGATCAAGCCAAGTATTCCGATTCCCATTAGGACAGTCCCGATAGAAAGAATAAGGGGCAGACGGCTTCGGAAATGACTGTGCCAAATAATCTGGCATCCTGCTACGGTTCCATAGACAAATGCCACCAAACTCAATAACGCCATGGCGAGCCAAGCATATCGGCCTCTGCCTTCTTGGAGAACCCGAATATCCAGAGATTCGGGGTTTTGGTGGGCCAGGCGTTCGAGAGCGGTGGTGACTCCTGTCATTGAAGGGGCAGAGGTGATTTCAAATAACAATTGTGCCAGACCCAATATTAACAGGGGTGGAATGAGAGCTAGCAAATAACTGTGTGGGGTTAATTTGGAGGAAGTATTCATGAACAACGTGAGTCAGATGATTTTTAATGAAGAACTAATTGTGCATGTGAAACTACAGATACCTTCAATACTTGTGTGACTGTCGCAAAGTCCATGACCCTGAAGGAAATCGTCGGCTATTCTAGGGAGAGTGGGTCTAAGGGTCAATCAAATTTGAAACATGAAAGCCAAGGGATGCTGGTGACTCATAGATACAGGGCGGGCGCTGCAAGGGTTATTCTCGCAGCGCCCGATTTGGTGAAGTGAAAGGCGAAGCCGCCAGAAAGTTTAAGCTCGTTTGGTCATACGATAGCCAACCAACCCGATCAGTCCTGATCCCAAGAGAATCATAGAGGAAGGCTCTGGAGTTGGTGTGGTCCCGCCAATTTCGTTTACGAGTTTGGCAGTAATGGCCGATTCGAAATCCCCAAATCCATTGGCCACTTGCACGAAGGCATCTGTACCGCCAATGACATTATTGGTGTAGTAATCATCCAAATTCGGAAAGGAGGATGTGACAATGGGCAAGCCATTGATGATAATGCCCGATGCCACTGCCAAGTCTCGTTGTTGAGTGACGGAAGTTGGATTGGCTCCGACGTTTTCCTCCCCATCGCCTGACACATCCATAACCATTTTCAGTCCCTCAAACCCATTATTGCTAAGCAAGTTCGCCGCCGAAATCTGAATGCCACGAGCGATGCTGGTTGAAAGGCCCGTGTTTTCTCTGCCTAAGGTGCTGAGAAAAGTTCCAAAATTGCTGGCGGTGGCGCTCGTGACCAAATTCCAGCCTGTGGAAACTATCGCGTTGGTTCCGAATTGAACGACTTGAACTGCAATGCTTTGGTTCGTTCCACTGTTAATGGCATTTTGGACGGCCGCGCTTTGGAAGGCATTGGCATAGCCTTGTCGTTGGAGGTCATATTCAGATGCGCTGATGCTTCCAGAGACATCCCACACGAGAGACAATTCCACGTCCACAGGCACGGCCTGTGCTTGAGAGGTCATGGCGAGGCACAGGGCAGAGATTGCAAAGAAAGAGACAGCGGCTTTTTTCATGTTGGTCATTGTGATCATGGCATTCCTCCTATGGTTGGCTTTTTAATCTCTAGGAAATTTTGGCGCTTCCCAGACTTTCTTGTTGTTCGCATCCTGCTTTTAGGTAAAGCAGAATGTGTGCCAGAGGAATATTAGGATAGGCGTTGGAGCCAACTCGTCCTCGTTATTAACCATTATGGGTGGATCCGAATAGAAGGCATACGTATCCTTAAAAAAAGAAGGTATCTGAGCCAGAGGATGGGTGTGAAAGTGTAAAAGAATTTAACGGGAAACTGCGTCTCTGGATGATGAATGAGAAATTGTTACGCGAAATGACGTAGTTAGATGGAGGGGGGAGTGGGAAAAATTCCTGACAGGGTTATTCTAGGAGAGTGCCACAATCAGGGAGGTTCTCAATCATCCATAAAAAACAAATACCAATCCAAATCAACATGCCTAGTAAGGATGGCGACAAGAGGGGATAAAGTGATTAAGGAAACCGAGAGGCGAAATGAAAACGGCCGGCTTGGATGAAAGTCCAAGCCGGCCGTTTTTTTAAGAACAATCCGGGGTTCGTGTCTTACGCTTGTTTTTTCATACGATAGCCAACCAACCCGATCAAGCCTGATCCCAAGAGGATCATCGTTGAAGGTTCGGGCACGGGGTTGCCGCTAATTTCCGATACGAGTTTTTGCTCAATGGCTGCTTGGAAGTCCGCAAAACTGCCAGCCAAGATCACAAAGGAATCTGTCCCACCTTGGACATTGTTTTGGTACCAAGTTTCTAAACTCGATCCACCGATGGGTAAACCGTTGATTTGGTCGATTCCTGCTAACAGGGCTGCGTTGCGAGCTGCGCTGGTCGAGGCGCCATTGTTCTGCGTGCCATCTCCGGATACGTCCATAACCTGGAGCGCGCCATCGAAACCATTGCCGCTAAATTC
This window encodes:
- the lnt gene encoding apolipoprotein N-acyltransferase, whose amino-acid sequence is MSKKRVGFYALLTGVAYSLSVSNLPDGFPWGSLAWIALLPLHRILLDITPRQGFFRGWLAGFFSFVGTMYWVVVAMHLYGQVPLPISIALMFLLTTYLGLFVGVYAWGFLWMEKRWSNMAWMFAPCLWVSLEFLRTYALSGLPWGLFGYSQFQWLPIIQIADITSVYGVSFVLVLVNVAIFLLLRWVLAKSKLRATLLPPWKPLAVTLGSFLAIWFYGSVALTNFSSSSLNSRTLNVGVVQANIDQALKWDTAYRVDTIERYARLTEAISPQADVVIWPEAATPFLFEQEPGYQSLVLDIVKKAQVPLIFGSPAVRRHDDGRPYLLNSAYVLNPDGTLTGRYDKQHLVPFGEYIPLKQLLFFLEKLVVGIGDFQPGPGPTLLSIRHGADQNQALFGVAICYEVIFPDLVRKLAKEGANFLVTITNDAWFGETVAPYQHFAMVVFRAVENRMAFARAANTGISGIIDPSGKIVDATPIFTEQAITYALPLGNPSSWYTQFGDVFAWGCVIMTLFLLWFTRFFRKPTAVDTIFQFPTPRSLEKE
- a CDS encoding DUF1194 domain-containing protein, which codes for MITMTNMKKAAVSFFAISALCLAMTSQAQAVPVDVELSLVWDVSGSISASEYDLQRQGYANAFQSAAVQNAINSGTNQSIAVQVVQFGTNAIVSTGWNLVTSATASNFGTFLSTLGRENTGLSTSIARGIQISAANLLSNNGFEGLKMVMDVSGDGEENVGANPTSVTQQRDLAVASGIIINGLPIVTSSFPNLDDYYTNNVIGGTDAFVQVANGFGDFESAITAKLVNEIGGTTPTPEPSSMILLGSGLIGLVGYRMTKRA